DNA sequence from the Lysobacterales bacterium genome:
TCGCCGACACGCCGGACGCCTGGCGGGTGCGCGTGCACCGCGCGCTGAGCTGGCTGGGCCGTGCCGATGCCGAGACCGACGATGCGGATGCGCGCTTCGTGTTCCTGTGGATCGCGCTCAATGCCGCCTACGCGCGGGAAATCGGCCTGGGCGAGACCGAGCGCGCGCGCCTGCGCGACTTCCTGGCCCGACTGGTTGCCCTGGACGCCAGCGGCCGGATCCACCAGGCGCTGTTCGTCCAGTTCAGCGGCCCGATCCGCACCCTGATCGACAACAAGTATGTCTACCAGCCGTTCTGGACCGCCCAGCAGAACTGGGACCGCAACGAGTCCTGGCGAGAGGGTTTCGAGGCCAGCCGCAAGGTCGCACTGCGCGCGCTGATGGACAAGGACACCGTGCGCGTGCTGTCGATCGTCTTCGACCGCCTCTACGTCCTGCGCAACCAGCTCGTCCACGGCGGCGCCACCTGGAACGGCGCCGTCAACCGCCAGCAGGTCCGCGACGGCGTCGCCATCCTCGCCACCCTGCTGCCCCTGCTGCTGGAGCTGATGATCGCCCATCCGGGCGAGGATCATGGAGAGATTCTGTATCCGGTAGTGGCGTGAGGATGAGAGGCGCTGCCGTATTGCGAAGGATTGGCGGCCACGCGGGCGCACTGCGTGGCGCGCACCGGTCAGACCTGAGGCCTCCTTAAGCGACCTTCCGCTGCCGCACGCAATACGACCGTTGTACTCGTCCCTGATCGAGCACCTGCCCGGAGAACCCCGCCATGCGCCTGTCCCTGATCCCTGCCCTGCTGCTCACAGCCACCCTTGCGCAGGCCCAACCGCTCGCCCTGGTCCAGGTCGACGGACTGGTACCCGAACCGCGCGCCCAGGACTACGACTCGCGCGACGAGCCGCTGTGCGCAGGAGACGCCCGGCCGCCTGAAACGCTGGCCGAGCAGGCGCTCACCGGCCGCGGCTGGCTGCTTACCGATCCGGCTCTGGTCGAAGGCGATACCCGTGTCGTGCCCGCCGCCGACGCGCAGGTCGGCTCCTGCCGCTTCTGGGGCACCTCGGTCTTCGTTTTCCGGCGCGACCGACTGCTCGGGCTGATCCAGACGGAGGATCCGCAGGCCTATCTGACCCTGCGCCTGCAAAGCCCGGCGCTGCTCGTCGTCGATGCTCGCTACCGAAACCCCGATGACGCGCAGTGCTGCCCGTCCGGAGAGCTGAGCGTGCGCTATCGCATCACCGATGAGGGTGTCTCGGCACTTTCGCCCTGAGGGCGGAGCTGGAGGCCCCGGTTTCTCCCGCAGGCCGCACCGGTCCAGTTTGACCGCACACACTCGTACAGGCTCACCTGATGTCCCAGACCGATATCGACCTGCTCAGACAGTCCCCGCTGTTCCAGCTCTCGCTGGCCTCCCGGGAATTGTTCCACAGCAATTTCCTGGCGTGGCTGTTCGGCCAGCGTCCCGACTGGGTGGGTCGGATCCTGGGAACAGCACCGGAGCACCGCGACTGGGTCCTTGGCGAGAAGGGCATCCGGCGCGAGGAGCGCAACCTGGATCTGGTGATCCACCTGGCGAACGGCTCGACGCTGATCGTCGAGAACAAGGTGAAGTCGGTGCCATACACCGAACAGCTCGAGCGCTACGAGACGCTGGTCCGGGACGCAAAGGAGACCTATCCCGAGCCCCACTTCCTGCTGCTCACGCTGTCCCCCGGCGACGCGCCCGCAACCGCCACCTGGCCGGTCGTCTCCTATGGCGAGATGGCCGAACGACTTGCGCAGGCCGCGACCACCCTCGCTGACGGATACGAGCGGCATCTTGTCGAAGACTACGCGAGTTTCATCCGGTCCCTGTCCGTTCTGGGCGTCACCAGCGAGGCGGACCCGTGGATCGACGACCGCCCGCTGCTGCGCGAACTTCGAATCGCCGACCTGCTCCAGAAACGCAAGGCGACATGGCTGGCGCGCAACCTGACCGAAGGGCTGCGCGCTCGTGGCTTCCACGGTCTGGTTGGCCC
Encoded proteins:
- a CDS encoding PD-(D/E)XK nuclease family protein: MSQTDIDLLRQSPLFQLSLASRELFHSNFLAWLFGQRPDWVGRILGTAPEHRDWVLGEKGIRREERNLDLVIHLANGSTLIVENKVKSVPYTEQLERYETLVRDAKETYPEPHFLLLTLSPGDAPATATWPVVSYGEMAERLAQAATTLADGYERHLVEDYASFIRSLSVLGVTSEADPWIDDRPLLRELRIADLLQKRKATWLARNLTEGLRARGFHGLVGPGSKASDLRVGELLVYDGLTNGNGLVGFVLAISDGPKLPGARALPRYGFGVQIQGNQYRSFVELLRPERPGADTLAAFRRLCLDLFQASPLPGWWVAGDPGDASKDLCTYGGVFLYRYTMLSKHRSDPTPTLNTLAGRLAASASALVEGATAVQNALPGRAPH
- a CDS encoding LppP/LprE family lipoprotein, with amino-acid sequence MRLSLIPALLLTATLAQAQPLALVQVDGLVPEPRAQDYDSRDEPLCAGDARPPETLAEQALTGRGWLLTDPALVEGDTRVVPAADAQVGSCRFWGTSVFVFRRDRLLGLIQTEDPQAYLTLRLQSPALLVVDARYRNPDDAQCCPSGELSVRYRITDEGVSALSP